From the genome of Streptacidiphilus rugosus AM-16, one region includes:
- a CDS encoding enoyl-CoA hydratase/isomerase family protein, protein MFPVAPLLPEKDWFIRLDREHDGHVAVLTLDNPAKLNGWSWEATRQLAARADQIRFDPEVRAVLLRANGRAFCAGIDAQAPGSPVTGRSDAELVRNYYEGIRQVHERLAVLSGLPQPVVAAVQGYCLGFGFELALMCDIRIAAEDAVFGLPEVTLGVAVDAGGDLRLAREVGTGWAKLLALTGRRIDAATAERIGAVQLVTPAEELQPTALEVARQLAGDAPLAVQAVKRSIDAYADHALADALRIQALSASALFASADKTAGYAAAAQRRTATFEGR, encoded by the coding sequence GTGTTCCCCGTCGCGCCGCTGCTGCCCGAGAAGGACTGGTTCATCAGGCTCGACCGGGAGCACGACGGCCACGTCGCCGTGCTCACCCTGGACAACCCCGCCAAGCTCAACGGCTGGAGCTGGGAGGCCACCCGGCAGTTGGCCGCGCGCGCCGACCAGATCCGCTTCGATCCCGAGGTGCGGGCGGTCCTGCTGCGCGCGAACGGCCGCGCGTTCTGCGCCGGGATCGACGCCCAGGCCCCCGGCAGTCCGGTGACCGGTCGCTCGGACGCGGAGCTGGTGCGCAACTACTACGAGGGCATCCGCCAGGTCCACGAACGGCTTGCCGTCCTGTCCGGGCTGCCGCAGCCCGTCGTCGCCGCTGTCCAGGGGTACTGCCTCGGTTTCGGCTTCGAGCTCGCGTTGATGTGCGACATCAGGATCGCCGCCGAGGACGCGGTCTTCGGGCTCCCCGAGGTGACGCTCGGCGTCGCGGTCGACGCGGGCGGCGATCTGCGGCTGGCCCGCGAGGTCGGCACGGGCTGGGCCAAGCTGCTGGCCCTGACCGGCCGCAGGATCGACGCCGCCACCGCGGAGCGGATCGGCGCGGTGCAGCTGGTGACCCCGGCCGAGGAGCTGCAGCCCACCGCGCTCGAGGTCGCCCGGCAGCTGGCCGGCGACGCACCGCTCGCGGTCCAGGCCGTCAAGCGCAGCATCGACGCCTACGCCGACCACGCGCTCGCCGACGCCCTGCGCATCCAGGCCCTGAGCGCCTCGGCCCTCTTCGCCTCCGCCGACAAGACCGCCGGGTACGCGGCCGCCGCCCAGCGCCGCACCGCCACGTTCGAGGGCCGCTGA
- a CDS encoding SDR family oxidoreductase — MGAPPPLGTAMLPPGCYEGTTVLVTGGGTGLGRAMAVEFGRLGARVGVLGRSAEHRAAGVAAVTEAARSAGRSGVRAVGAAADVRDPDAVAAAFDTVEETLGPVRVLVNNAAANFPVLAAELSPNGWRAVVDTVLNGAFHCSRELHRRHTARREGNGASILNILAAQAFTGGPGMVHSASAKAGVGAMTKTLAVEWAEAGIRVNALVPGLFPHQDLPEALRRLREQDPDHAAVDARRQPAGRVGQPHELGWAATYLCSPFAGFLTGHTLFLDGGNHLRRDFVMPPVVPLAQQLGRPSAAPD, encoded by the coding sequence GTGGGTGCCCCGCCTCCGCTGGGCACCGCGATGCTGCCGCCGGGCTGCTACGAGGGCACGACCGTGCTGGTGACCGGCGGCGGGACCGGGCTCGGCCGGGCCATGGCGGTGGAGTTCGGGCGGCTCGGCGCACGCGTCGGCGTGCTGGGCCGCAGCGCCGAGCACCGCGCCGCGGGGGTCGCCGCGGTCACCGAGGCCGCGCGCTCGGCGGGCCGGTCCGGGGTCCGCGCGGTGGGCGCGGCGGCCGACGTGCGCGACCCCGACGCGGTGGCCGCCGCGTTCGACACGGTCGAGGAGACCCTCGGACCGGTCCGGGTGCTGGTCAACAACGCCGCCGCCAACTTCCCCGTGCTCGCCGCCGAGCTGAGTCCGAACGGCTGGCGGGCGGTGGTGGACACGGTCCTGAACGGCGCCTTCCACTGCTCGCGCGAGCTGCACCGCCGCCACACGGCGCGCCGGGAGGGGAACGGCGCGTCGATCCTGAACATCCTCGCCGCCCAGGCCTTCACCGGCGGCCCCGGCATGGTGCACAGCGCGTCCGCGAAGGCGGGCGTCGGGGCGATGACCAAGACGCTGGCCGTCGAGTGGGCCGAGGCCGGGATCCGCGTCAACGCGCTCGTCCCCGGCCTCTTCCCGCACCAGGACCTCCCCGAAGCACTGCGCCGTCTGCGCGAACAGGACCCCGACCACGCCGCCGTCGACGCACGCCGCCAGCCCGCCGGACGGGTGGGGCAGCCGCACGAGCTCGGCTGGGCCGCGACCTACCTCTGCTCGCCGTTCGCCGGGTTCCTCACCGGCCACACGCTCTTCCTCGACGGCGGCAACCACCTGCGCCGCGACTTCGTCATGCCGCCCGTCGTCCCGTTGGCCCAGCAGCTCGGGCGGCCGTCCGCCGCCCCGGACTAG
- a CDS encoding mycothiol transferase, translating into MTVAIELLTDAFGRVREVVHEAVDGLGTEELAYRADPDANSVAWLVWHLTRIQDDHVCGLAELPQAWTELGWRDRFDLPFPAGATGYGHRRQQIAALDGTTAELLLGYYDDVHTRTLAFLSGPGGHRLDRVVDTHWDPPVTAAVRLISVVSDDLQHAGQAAYVRGLVERQR; encoded by the coding sequence GTGACCGTCGCGATCGAGCTGCTCACCGACGCCTTCGGGCGCGTCCGGGAGGTCGTGCACGAGGCCGTCGACGGCCTCGGCACCGAGGAGCTGGCCTATCGGGCCGACCCGGACGCCAACTCCGTCGCCTGGCTGGTCTGGCACCTGACCCGGATCCAGGACGACCACGTCTGCGGCCTCGCCGAGCTGCCACAGGCCTGGACCGAACTGGGCTGGCGCGATCGCTTCGACCTGCCCTTCCCCGCCGGGGCGACCGGCTACGGACACCGGCGGCAGCAGATCGCCGCACTCGACGGCACCACGGCCGAGCTGCTGCTGGGCTACTACGACGACGTGCACACCCGCACCCTCGCCTTCCTGTCCGGCCCCGGCGGCCACCGCCTCGACCGCGTCGTCGACACCCACTGGGACCCACCGGTCACCGCCGCCGTCCGGCTGATCAGCGTCGTCTCCGACGACCTCCAGCACGCCGGGCAGGCCGCCTACGTCCGGGGACTGGTGGAGCGCCAGCGGTAG
- a CDS encoding YVTN family beta-propeller repeat protein codes for MPVLAAGLAVGGLLAGGPAAHAVPRPAPVLAPDTAVTAFVANAGDNSVSVVDAATGAVRTTVTGVGYGPQGAAAAPDGRHVYVPNIGNNTVAVIDTATDTVVAQVPVAASPTAVVVSPDGARAYVADLGTDLVSVLDTATDTVTASITVGGGPDALALSPDGSRLYVADSGAGGGLSVVDTATGAVTAQLAVGGVPVALAPAPDGSRLYVADQGSAQLTVVDPATATVTAQLPLAAVPFALAPSPDGSRLYLANGPADTLSVLDTASGSVVATIAAGTNPQGVAVTPDGSLALVTDLGSAQVTSVDTATDTVVGHTAVGTAPAGLALAVTVPAPQVSGVSPASGPPAGGTTVTVSGSHLAGATALSFGPGRPAASFSCTDGSCTAVSPPGAVGAVDVQVTTPGGTSAATSADRFAYAAADVGVGLTAVGHPGLLAGTIAYTITVSDHGPSALGSATVTAQLPVPMTASSTDCTTSGRSVSCAVGALAPGASATRQFSVPVGLLTLGLPYQVTVTRSASTPVDLNAANDTAGRSCTVVTSLLITCS; via the coding sequence GTGCCGGTGCTGGCCGCCGGACTCGCGGTCGGCGGGCTGCTGGCCGGCGGCCCGGCCGCGCACGCGGTCCCCCGCCCGGCACCGGTCCTGGCTCCCGACACGGCCGTCACCGCGTTCGTCGCCAACGCGGGCGACAACAGCGTCTCGGTCGTCGACGCCGCCACCGGAGCGGTGCGGACGACCGTCACCGGTGTCGGCTACGGGCCGCAGGGGGCGGCCGCCGCGCCGGACGGCCGACACGTCTACGTCCCGAACATCGGCAACAACACCGTCGCGGTCATCGACACCGCCACGGACACGGTCGTCGCGCAGGTGCCCGTGGCCGCCAGTCCCACCGCGGTCGTGGTCTCCCCTGACGGCGCCCGCGCCTACGTGGCGGACCTCGGCACGGACCTGGTCAGCGTGCTGGACACCGCCACCGACACGGTGACGGCGAGCATCACGGTGGGCGGCGGACCCGACGCGCTGGCGCTCAGTCCGGACGGAAGCAGGCTCTACGTCGCCGACAGCGGCGCGGGCGGCGGGCTCTCCGTCGTCGACACCGCGACCGGCGCCGTCACCGCGCAGCTCGCGGTGGGCGGGGTGCCGGTGGCCCTGGCCCCGGCGCCGGACGGCTCCCGGCTCTACGTCGCCGACCAGGGCTCGGCCCAGCTGACCGTCGTGGACCCGGCCACGGCCACGGTCACCGCGCAACTCCCCCTGGCCGCCGTCCCGTTCGCGCTCGCGCCGAGTCCCGACGGAAGCCGGCTGTACCTGGCCAACGGGCCCGCCGACACACTGAGCGTGCTGGACACGGCCTCCGGGTCGGTCGTCGCGACAATCGCGGCGGGCACGAATCCGCAGGGCGTCGCGGTCACCCCCGACGGCTCACTGGCGCTGGTGACCGATCTCGGCTCGGCCCAGGTGACCAGCGTGGACACCGCCACGGACACCGTCGTCGGCCACACCGCCGTCGGCACCGCCCCCGCCGGGCTCGCGCTCGCGGTGACGGTACCGGCACCGCAGGTCAGCGGCGTCAGCCCGGCCTCGGGGCCGCCGGCCGGCGGCACCACGGTCACGGTGTCGGGCAGCCATCTGGCCGGGGCGACCGCGCTGAGCTTCGGCCCCGGCCGGCCCGCCGCGTCCTTCTCCTGCACCGACGGGAGCTGCACCGCCGTCTCCCCGCCCGGCGCGGTGGGCGCCGTCGACGTCCAGGTGACCACCCCCGGCGGCACCAGCGCCGCCACCTCCGCGGACCGGTTCGCCTACGCCGCGGCCGACGTGGGCGTCGGCCTGACCGCCGTCGGCCACCCCGGACTGCTGGCCGGCACCATCGCCTACACGATCACGGTGTCCGACCACGGCCCCTCGGCGCTCGGCTCCGCCACCGTCACCGCGCAGCTCCCGGTGCCGATGACGGCGAGCTCGACCGACTGCACCACGAGCGGACGCAGCGTCAGCTGTGCTGTCGGAGCCCTGGCCCCGGGAGCGTCGGCGACACGTCAGTTCAGCGTCCCTGTCGGCCTGCTCACCCTGGGGCTGCCCTACCAGGTCACGGTCACCCGTTCGGCGAGCACCCCGGTCGACCTGAACGCGGCGAACGACACCGCCGGACGCAGCTGCACGGTCGTCACCTCACTGCTCATCACCTGCTCCTGA
- a CDS encoding glycoside hydrolase family 48 protein: MRRMRRGSPRARLLALLSSAGALALIATAGGTLTLPTTAAAASVSCSVTYANTNDWGSGFSAAVTIKDTGSTALSNWVLSYSYAGNQTLSSGWNGTWTQSGKNVTVTAPTWAATIAAGGSYTTDANFNYSGANTAPTSFSVNGTVCGGVNQPPTVSLTSPTAGQVFQPGATVPLAATAADSDGTVSKVDYYASTATGGNILVATATAAPWTASWANVAAGSYSLTAVATDNGGSTATSSPVAINVTGPSVLVNPNAITVQQGGTNTFGVTLSSAPTANVSVAVARSGSDTDLSAAPATLTFTPSNWNTAQNVTVTAGTAAGQAGGTATFTASATGYGSASVTATESARVSGYDQYFLDLYSKIKNPTNGYFSPLGIPYHSVETLIVEAPDYGHETTSETYSYWLWLEADYGRVTGDWSGFNNAWTNLETYMIPSHTQQPGQSTYNPAKPATYGPELPQPDQYPVKLDSSVPIGTDPLAAELTSTYGTSDMYAPAWIMDTDNKYGFGNCEDGTTKPSLINSYQRGPEESVWETIPQPDCDVFKYGNTSSGFLSLFNDGGGSYAKQYKFTDAPDADARLVQAAYWADTYAKAQGKTSVISGTLSKAAKLGDYLRYALYDKYFKQAGNCNGSKTCPAGTSKANEQLGLLTWYFAWGGASDGSWSWRISGSTAHQGYQNPLAAYALSTDSDLTPKSPTASADWSASLTKQLQFFRWLQSSEGAIAGGATNSWGGNYGDVSAPPAGDPTFYGLYYDWQPEYHDPASNSWFGFQTWAMERFAEYYYASGDANAKAVLDKWVKWAMSVSTADTTTGTLTTPGTLSWSGAPDTWNATSPGANASLHVTTSGTATDLGVAGSLAKTLTYYAAKSGDTASRDFAQHILDILHSKYTDSLGYSAPETRTDYSRFTQAYDPSTHQGLYVPPGWTGTYPDGTVLSSTTTNTFLSIRQWYKNDPQWSKVQTYLNGGAAPVFNYHRFWAEADIATAFDSFAQLFPTITPGG; the protein is encoded by the coding sequence ATGCGACGCATGCGACGCGGTTCGCCCCGCGCCAGACTCCTGGCGCTGCTCTCCTCCGCCGGCGCCCTCGCCCTGATCGCCACCGCGGGCGGCACCCTGACCCTGCCGACCACGGCCGCCGCCGCCTCGGTGTCGTGCAGCGTCACCTACGCGAACACCAACGACTGGGGCAGCGGCTTCAGCGCCGCCGTCACCATCAAGGACACCGGCAGCACCGCCCTCAGCAACTGGGTGCTCAGCTATTCCTACGCCGGCAACCAGACGCTCTCCAGCGGCTGGAACGGCACCTGGACCCAGTCCGGCAAGAACGTCACCGTCACCGCGCCGACCTGGGCCGCCACGATCGCCGCGGGCGGCAGCTACACGACGGACGCCAACTTCAACTACTCCGGCGCCAACACCGCACCGACCAGCTTCTCGGTCAACGGCACCGTGTGCGGAGGCGTGAACCAGCCGCCGACCGTCAGCCTCACCTCGCCGACCGCCGGTCAGGTCTTCCAGCCGGGGGCCACCGTCCCGCTGGCCGCCACCGCGGCCGACAGCGACGGCACGGTCAGCAAGGTCGACTACTACGCCAGCACCGCGACCGGCGGCAACATCCTCGTCGCCACCGCGACCGCCGCGCCGTGGACGGCCAGTTGGGCCAACGTCGCGGCCGGGAGCTACTCGCTGACCGCGGTCGCCACCGACAACGGCGGTTCGACGGCGACCTCGTCCCCGGTCGCGATCAACGTGACCGGTCCCAGCGTCCTGGTCAACCCGAACGCGATCACCGTTCAGCAGGGCGGGACGAACACCTTCGGCGTCACGCTCTCCTCGGCGCCGACCGCCAACGTGAGTGTCGCCGTCGCCCGCTCCGGCAGCGACACCGACCTGAGCGCCGCCCCGGCCACGCTCACCTTCACGCCGTCCAACTGGAACACCGCGCAGAACGTGACGGTCACCGCCGGGACGGCCGCCGGGCAGGCGGGCGGCACGGCCACCTTCACCGCGAGCGCCACCGGCTACGGCTCGGCCTCGGTCACCGCGACGGAGTCGGCCAGGGTCTCCGGCTACGACCAGTACTTCCTGGACCTCTATTCGAAGATCAAGAACCCGACGAACGGCTACTTCAGCCCGCTCGGCATCCCCTACCACTCGGTGGAGACGCTGATCGTCGAGGCCCCGGACTACGGGCACGAGACGACCTCGGAGACCTACAGCTACTGGCTCTGGCTGGAGGCCGACTACGGCCGGGTCACCGGCGACTGGTCGGGCTTCAACAACGCCTGGACCAACCTCGAGACCTACATGATCCCGAGCCACACCCAGCAGCCGGGCCAGAGCACCTACAACCCGGCCAAGCCCGCCACCTACGGCCCCGAGCTGCCCCAGCCGGACCAGTACCCGGTCAAGCTGGACTCCTCCGTGCCGATCGGCACCGACCCGCTCGCGGCCGAGCTGACCTCCACCTACGGCACCTCGGACATGTACGCGCCCGCGTGGATCATGGACACGGACAACAAGTACGGCTTCGGCAACTGCGAGGACGGCACCACCAAGCCGAGCCTGATCAACAGCTACCAGCGCGGCCCCGAGGAGTCCGTCTGGGAGACGATCCCGCAGCCCGACTGCGACGTCTTCAAGTACGGCAACACCAGCTCGGGCTTCCTCAGCCTCTTCAACGACGGCGGCGGCTCCTACGCCAAGCAGTACAAGTTCACCGACGCACCGGACGCCGACGCGCGCCTGGTGCAGGCGGCGTACTGGGCCGACACCTACGCCAAGGCGCAGGGCAAGACCTCGGTGATCAGCGGCACCCTGTCCAAGGCCGCCAAGCTCGGCGACTACCTGCGCTACGCCCTGTACGACAAGTACTTCAAGCAGGCGGGCAACTGCAACGGCTCCAAGACCTGCCCGGCGGGCACCTCCAAGGCCAACGAGCAACTGGGCCTGCTGACCTGGTACTTCGCCTGGGGCGGCGCCTCGGACGGCAGCTGGTCGTGGCGGATCTCCGGCTCCACCGCGCACCAGGGCTACCAGAACCCGCTGGCCGCCTACGCGCTGTCCACCGACAGCGACCTGACGCCGAAGTCCCCCACCGCGAGCGCCGACTGGTCGGCGAGCCTGACCAAGCAGCTGCAGTTCTTCCGCTGGCTGCAGTCCAGCGAGGGCGCGATCGCGGGCGGCGCGACCAACAGCTGGGGCGGCAACTACGGTGACGTCTCCGCGCCGCCGGCCGGCGACCCGACCTTCTACGGCCTCTACTACGACTGGCAGCCGGAGTACCACGACCCGGCCAGCAACTCCTGGTTCGGCTTCCAGACCTGGGCCATGGAGCGCTTCGCCGAGTACTACTACGCCTCCGGCGACGCCAACGCCAAGGCCGTGCTGGACAAGTGGGTCAAGTGGGCGATGTCGGTCTCCACGGCCGACACCACCACCGGCACGCTGACCACGCCCGGCACGCTCAGCTGGTCCGGCGCGCCGGACACCTGGAACGCCACCAGCCCCGGCGCCAACGCCTCGCTGCACGTCACCACCAGCGGCACCGCGACGGACCTGGGCGTGGCGGGCTCACTGGCCAAGACCCTCACCTACTACGCGGCCAAGTCCGGGGACACCGCCTCCCGCGACTTCGCCCAGCACATCCTGGACATCCTGCACAGCAAGTACACCGACTCGCTCGGCTACTCGGCCCCGGAGACCCGGACCGACTACAGCCGCTTCACCCAGGCGTACGACCCGAGCACCCACCAGGGCCTGTACGTGCCGCCGGGCTGGACCGGGACCTACCCGGACGGGACGGTGCTGAGCTCGACCACCACCAACACCTTCCTGTCCATCCGGCAGTGGTACAAGAACGACCCGCAGTGGTCGAAGGTGCAGACCTACCTGAACGGTGGGGCCGCGCCGGTCTTCAACTACCACCGCTTCTGGGCCGAGGCCGACATCGCGACGGCCTTCGACTCCTTCGCCCAGCTCTTCCCGACGATCACCCCGGGAGGCTGA
- a CDS encoding LacI family DNA-binding transcriptional regulator: MTVRPTLAEVALHAGVSTATASRALSRSTRVSGPARARVERAVAELGYVRQRAPRAGGGSTGAVAVVVCEDMLHCQSDLFYTRLLVAVEQSLAPYERELLVLTALRQNSRPSLIRFLRGGHVDGVLLVGLRGDDALPRLLRAADVPVVSMGRPPGDAELPYVDADNVGGALQAVRHLQVQGRRQIATIAGPGDMAVGVDRLTGYRSAVRQFGSGQELMARGDFTVASGEHAMLRLLDRNPRLDAVFAASDSMAAGALRALTRLGIKVPDDIALVGFDDAAIARRTTPQLTTVRQPVEAMGARLVADLVHRRTPGRIVMGTQLVVRQSA; the protein is encoded by the coding sequence GTGACTGTCAGGCCGACGCTCGCCGAAGTCGCCCTGCACGCAGGGGTGTCCACCGCCACCGCCTCCCGCGCGCTCAGCCGGTCCACCCGGGTCAGCGGACCCGCGCGGGCGAGGGTGGAGCGGGCGGTCGCCGAGCTGGGCTACGTGAGGCAGCGCGCGCCGCGTGCCGGGGGCGGCAGTACGGGGGCGGTCGCCGTGGTGGTCTGCGAGGACATGCTGCACTGTCAGTCCGATCTCTTCTACACCCGGCTGCTGGTCGCCGTGGAGCAGTCGCTCGCCCCCTACGAGCGCGAGCTGCTGGTGCTCACCGCGCTGCGGCAGAACTCCCGTCCGTCCCTCATCCGGTTCCTGCGCGGCGGGCACGTGGACGGCGTGCTGCTGGTCGGACTGCGCGGCGACGACGCGCTCCCGCGGCTGCTGCGCGCGGCGGACGTGCCGGTGGTCTCCATGGGCCGCCCCCCGGGCGACGCGGAGCTCCCGTACGTCGACGCCGACAACGTCGGCGGGGCGCTCCAGGCGGTCCGGCATCTGCAGGTCCAGGGCCGCCGGCAGATCGCGACCATCGCCGGCCCGGGGGACATGGCCGTCGGCGTTGACCGGCTCACCGGATACCGCAGCGCGGTACGGCAGTTCGGGTCCGGCCAGGAACTGATGGCCAGGGGCGACTTCACCGTGGCCTCGGGCGAGCACGCGATGCTGCGGCTGCTGGACCGCAACCCGCGCCTGGACGCCGTGTTCGCCGCCTCCGACTCGATGGCGGCCGGCGCGCTGCGGGCGCTGACCCGGCTCGGCATCAAGGTGCCCGACGACATCGCGCTCGTCGGCTTCGACGACGCGGCCATCGCGCGCCGCACCACCCCGCAGCTGACGACGGTGCGTCAGCCGGTCGAGGCGATGGGCGCGCGACTGGTGGCGGATCTGGTGCACCGGCGGACGCCGGGCCGGATCGTGATGGGCACTCAGCTGGTGGTGCGCCAGTCCGCCTGA
- a CDS encoding cellulose binding domain-containing protein: MRHRPMRPLASLLAAAGAVAALGLALTAGPSSAASSALSASSPSYTWNNVQIGGGGFVPGIVFNQSQPGLVYARTDVGGAYRQDPGTKQWIPLLDSIGWNDWNLTGVLSLATDAADPNRVYVAAGSYTNSWDPNDGAILRSTDQGATWQRTTLPFKVGGNMPGRGMGERLTIDPNNDKVLWFGAESGNGLWRSADYGVTWAKVSAFPDTGPYAPVPSDTTGYQSDPEGVLWEAFDKGSGTVDGVTRTMFVGVADPAHSIYRSNDGGVTWTAVTGQPTGFIPHKGVLDASGGNLFVAYSDTGGPYDGAHGDVWKYATGTGAWTKVSPVPSTDTSNDWFGYSGLAVDPEHPGTVMVTAYSSWWPDTQIWRSTDSGATWKPFWSYNGYPTRVDQYAVDASSVPWLTFGTTPSAPEEAPKLGWMTEALAIDPFDPNRMLFGTGATLYGTGDLTDFDAGRKIAIAPVVKGLEETAVNGLISPPTGAPLLSALGDLGGFRHTDVTQVPSKIFTTPTFTTSTGIDFAEANPSWIVRVGDLASGSTDKHIGFSTDDGADWFAPGSEPSGVTGGGTVAIAADGNTTVWSPTGTGVYHSAGFGTSWAASTGIPAGATVQADRSDPKTFYGFSGGSFYVSTDAGATFRATGAVGLPTVGNVRFKALPGVKGDIWLAGGATTANAYGLWHSTDGGANFARVAGVDQADAIGFGKAAPGSGYPTLYASAQIGGVRGIFRSDTAGADWVRINDDQHQWGWTGAAITGDPRVYGRVYLSTNGRGIIYGDQVGGGATGSATASPSSAPSTSPSSSPSASASPSPSPSGSATTGTGCEVDYGVSSSWAGGFGANVTLVNHGTTPVNGWTVGWSFPNGQTVSQLWNGSYSQSGSTVSVTNLSYNGTIAAGGSTSFGFNGTWTGSNNPPTAITLNGASCALRTS, encoded by the coding sequence ATGCGCCATCGACCCATGAGACCCCTGGCGAGCCTGCTCGCGGCCGCCGGCGCCGTCGCCGCCCTCGGTCTCGCCCTGACCGCCGGACCGTCGTCTGCCGCCTCGTCCGCCTTGTCCGCCTCGTCGCCGTCGTACACCTGGAACAACGTGCAGATCGGCGGCGGCGGCTTCGTGCCGGGCATCGTCTTCAACCAGTCGCAGCCCGGACTCGTCTACGCCCGCACCGACGTGGGCGGCGCGTACCGGCAGGATCCCGGCACCAAGCAGTGGATCCCGCTGCTCGATTCGATCGGCTGGAACGACTGGAACCTCACCGGCGTGCTCAGTCTCGCCACCGACGCCGCCGACCCGAACCGCGTCTATGTGGCCGCCGGCAGCTACACCAACAGCTGGGACCCGAACGACGGCGCCATCCTGCGCTCCACCGACCAGGGCGCGACCTGGCAGCGCACCACGCTCCCCTTCAAGGTCGGCGGCAACATGCCGGGCCGGGGCATGGGCGAGCGGCTGACCATCGACCCGAACAACGACAAGGTCCTCTGGTTCGGCGCGGAGAGCGGCAACGGGCTGTGGCGCAGCGCCGACTACGGGGTCACCTGGGCCAAGGTCTCCGCCTTTCCCGACACCGGCCCCTACGCGCCCGTCCCCTCCGACACCACCGGCTACCAGAGCGACCCGGAAGGCGTCCTGTGGGAGGCCTTCGACAAGGGCAGCGGCACCGTCGACGGCGTCACCAGGACCATGTTCGTCGGCGTCGCCGACCCGGCCCACAGCATCTACCGCTCCAACGACGGCGGTGTCACCTGGACGGCCGTCACCGGCCAGCCGACCGGCTTCATCCCGCACAAGGGCGTGCTCGACGCCTCCGGCGGCAACCTCTTCGTCGCGTACAGCGACACCGGCGGCCCCTACGACGGCGCGCACGGCGACGTGTGGAAGTACGCGACAGGTACCGGGGCCTGGACCAAGGTCAGCCCGGTCCCTTCGACGGACACGAGCAACGACTGGTTCGGCTACAGCGGCCTCGCGGTGGACCCCGAGCACCCGGGCACCGTCATGGTGACCGCGTACAGCTCCTGGTGGCCGGACACCCAGATCTGGCGCTCCACCGACAGCGGCGCGACCTGGAAACCCTTCTGGTCCTACAACGGCTACCCGACCAGGGTGGACCAGTACGCCGTCGACGCGAGCAGCGTCCCCTGGCTGACCTTCGGGACCACCCCCTCCGCACCGGAGGAGGCGCCGAAGCTGGGCTGGATGACGGAGGCCCTCGCGATCGACCCGTTCGATCCGAACCGGATGCTGTTCGGCACGGGCGCGACCCTGTACGGCACCGGCGACCTGACGGACTTCGACGCGGGGAGGAAGATCGCGATCGCCCCGGTCGTCAAGGGGCTGGAGGAGACCGCCGTCAACGGCCTGATCAGCCCGCCGACCGGCGCGCCGCTGCTCAGCGCGCTCGGCGACCTCGGCGGCTTCCGGCACACGGACGTCACCCAGGTCCCCTCGAAGATCTTCACCACACCGACCTTCACCACCTCGACCGGCATCGACTTCGCGGAGGCGAATCCGAGCTGGATCGTCCGCGTCGGCGACCTTGCCTCGGGCTCGACGGACAAGCACATCGGCTTCTCCACGGACGACGGCGCGGACTGGTTCGCCCCTGGCAGCGAACCGAGCGGGGTGACCGGAGGCGGCACGGTGGCGATCGCCGCCGACGGCAACACCACGGTCTGGAGTCCGACGGGCACCGGCGTCTACCACTCGGCGGGCTTCGGCACCTCCTGGGCGGCCTCCACCGGCATCCCCGCGGGCGCGACGGTCCAGGCCGACCGGTCGGACCCGAAGACCTTCTACGGCTTCTCCGGCGGTTCCTTCTACGTCTCCACCGACGCGGGCGCGACCTTCCGCGCCACGGGCGCGGTCGGGCTCCCGACAGTGGGCAACGTCCGTTTCAAGGCCCTGCCGGGCGTCAAGGGCGACATCTGGCTGGCCGGCGGCGCCACAACGGCGAACGCCTACGGCCTGTGGCACTCGACCGACGGCGGTGCGAACTTCGCCCGCGTGGCGGGCGTGGACCAGGCGGACGCGATCGGCTTCGGCAAGGCCGCCCCCGGCAGCGGCTATCCGACGCTCTACGCCAGCGCGCAGATCGGCGGGGTGCGCGGCATCTTCCGCTCGGACACCGCGGGCGCCGACTGGGTCCGCATCAACGACGACCAGCATCAGTGGGGTTGGACGGGCGCGGCGATCACGGGCGACCCGCGCGTCTACGGGCGGGTCTACCTGAGCACGAACGGCCGGGGCATCATCTACGGCGATCAGGTCGGCGGCGGCGCGACGGGCTCGGCGACCGCCTCGCCGTCCTCTGCCCCGTCCACCTCGCCGTCCTCCTCGCCCTCGGCGAGCGCCTCCCCCTCACCCTCTCCCTCCGGCTCGGCCACGACCGGAACCGGGTGCGAGGTGGACTACGGCGTCAGCAGCAGTTGGGCGGGCGGCTTCGGCGCGAACGTGACACTCGTCAACCACGGCACGACACCGGTCAACGGCTGGACGGTCGGCTGGAGCTTCCCGAACGGCCAGACCGTCAGCCAGCTCTGGAACGGGAGTTACTCCCAGTCCGGCAGCACGGTGAGCGTCACGAACCTCTCCTACAACGGCACGATCGCCGCCGGCGGCTCCACCTCGTTCGGCTTCAACGGCACCTGGACCGGCAGCAACAACCCACCCACCGCCATCACCCTGAACGGCGCCTCCTGTGCCCTCCGAACGTCCTGA